The stretch of DNA GCGAAGGCGGTCGTCGTGCTGCGCGACGCGGCGATCGAGCGCGAACGGCTGGTGCTGGAGAAAGAGCGCGCCGATGCCGAGCAGAAAATGGTCGTCGAGACGCTCGGCCAGCATATGGCCGCGCTCGCCAATGGTGATCTGACGGCGGTGATCGACCGGTCTTTCCCGGCCGATTATGCGGCGCTGCGCGACCATTTCAACGCCGCGCTCAAGAGCCTGGCCGAGCTGATCGCGGCGGTCGCCGACAGCGCGAACCAGATCGAGACCGGATCGACCGAAATCTCGCAGGCGGCCGAGGATCTTGCCCGCCGCACCGAGGGCAATGCGGCGAGCCTTGAACAGACCTCGGCCGCGATCTCGGCGATGGACGGGCGGCTGAAGGCGACGGCCAAGGCGGCGACCAGCACCGTCGCCCGCGCCGATCAGGCATCGGCGACCGTCTCGGGCGGCCGCGAGATCGCCGATGGCGCGGTGGCAGCGATGGAGCGGGTGTCGGACAGCGCCAAGGGCATCGACAGCGTGATCGAGGGGCTGGACAAGATCGCGTTCCAGACGCGCGTTCTGGCGATGAACGCGGCGGTCGAGGCGGGCCGCGCGGGCGAGGCGGGGCGCGGCTTTGCGGTCGTCGCCGATCTCGTCTCCGCGCTCGCCATGCGCGCCGAGGAAGAGGCCAAGCGCGCGCGCGACCAGCTGACCCTGACCCAGACCGATATCGGCACCGCGGTCGAGGCGGTGCAGAAGGTAGATGGCGCGCTGGCGGCGATTTCGACCGATGTCAGCGAAGTCCACAAGCTGCTGGCCGCGATGGCGAACGACAATGAGGCCCAGGCCTCGGCGATCACCGAAATCAGCAGCGCGGTTGCCAGCATGGATCAGGCGACCCAGCAAAATGCCGCGATGGTCGAGCAGACCTCGGCCGCCGCGCGCACCCTGACCACCGAGGTCGCGGCGATGACCGCCAAGGCCGGGCAGTTTCATACCGGCCGGGCACCGGCGCGCCGGCCCCAAGCCGCCGCTGTGCCGGCTGCCCGCGCGCCGCGCGCGACAGCCCCTGCCAAGCGGGCAGCGCCCGCCATGGCCGAGGGCGCAGGCGGCGAAGCCGAGGGCTGGGCCAGCTTCTGACGGGACGGGACGGGCGGGGCGGCGTTGCCGGGTCGCCGCCTTGGCCATTGTCCTTTCGCGCCGCGATCTGCCAAAGGGCCGGGATGACCCCTGCCGATATCGCCACGCTCGAACTGATCGACGCCCGCCTGCGCTGGCTGGCGTCTTGGACGATCCACAATGCCAATCATCTGCGCGACAGCCGGGACGGGCTGAAGGTCGGCGGGCATCAGGCGAGCTGTGCGTCGATCTCCACGATCATGACGGCGCTTTACTGCACGGCGCTCGGCCCGCGCGACAAGGTGGCGGTCAAGCCCCATGCCGGGCCGATCCTGCATGCGCTGCATTATCTGGCGGGCGGGCAGACCCGCGCCCAGTTG from Sphingomonas changnyeongensis encodes:
- a CDS encoding methyl-accepting chemotaxis protein, with amino-acid sequence MIKLLSVLRISTKIQIIQLIAGLVCIGVATMGYVGLSRTNQGFTELVQTRLPSGTLFARVQRLATEMVFYGYRVAAEPQAAAQLAAAEARSYAEAQQAIAQLRTMRPDMAAAIGDVDRALDRIHALSSAAIARRSAAGMGAAVRELDAARDIAVSSNKRNVAQATAQALALSREAERDGTAALVVAILATLGGFAAGWVVSCLGITRPLALIGHTMARLASGKTNTDVPGGDRRDEVGDMAKAVVVLRDAAIERERLVLEKERADAEQKMVVETLGQHMAALANGDLTAVIDRSFPADYAALRDHFNAALKSLAELIAAVADSANQIETGSTEISQAAEDLARRTEGNAASLEQTSAAISAMDGRLKATAKAATSTVARADQASATVSGGREIADGAVAAMERVSDSAKGIDSVIEGLDKIAFQTRVLAMNAAVEAGRAGEAGRGFAVVADLVSALAMRAEEEAKRARDQLTLTQTDIGTAVEAVQKVDGALAAISTDVSEVHKLLAAMANDNEAQASAITEISSAVASMDQATQQNAAMVEQTSAAARTLTTEVAAMTAKAGQFHTGRAPARRPQAAAVPAARAPRATAPAKRAAPAMAEGAGGEAEGWASF